A window from Candidatus Effluviviaceae Genus V sp. encodes these proteins:
- a CDS encoding DNA translocase FtsK gives MALFDHMTDDQRRQLLGVLLLFLGLLVGVSLGTHVYFAVSDGLGPEIWATELGVANRHLSNWLFDLLGVCAWLIPLLFILWGWNRIVDGDAESLALRSVFLTAVSLIVVSLIHLFGGDAVAGITGVVGAWIADLGTRHIGRIGTLLAGAGAAVVITLLTTELDLGEVGERLADFGRWVMGAGSSVAGAFERVGERRAERRAEREKSRRGKTASRTKKEPKSSDARAEGKPAPGRPDPEPEPRPPRKKPKAPTIVSQSSSQRRASARPKAPAGGYRLPSLSLLDDPPPEADREVSKDELLARSKLLEEKLADFGVEAAVVQVHPGPVITRFEIEPARGVKVSQIANLQDDLALAMRATAIRIIAPIPGRGAVGIEIPNEHPAVVYLKDTLSSEAYEKTRTEIPLALGKDTTGRVACADLAKMPHLLVAGATGSGKSICLNALLTGLVFRSTPEQVRFLMIDPKRLELPRYEGIPHLLAPVITEAKEAAMALQWLVTEMDRRYDILSELTVRDIYGFNRRIEEGAELDGLAPEDRHRLPHIVVFVDEFADLMVRAPREVEAPVQRLAQMARAVGIHLVFATQRPSVDVITGVIKANFASRIAFRVISMTDSRTVLDRNGAETLLGNGDMLFLPTGKPEPVRLHGAYIAPEETARVVAFLRKQGPPRYLFDLGDSKGMARIAATQQDELYDDAVEIVVGTQMGSTSMLQRKLSVGYARAGRLMDLLEANGVVGPFKGSKARDVLVGPEYLEQVAVATAAAPGDDGDAWNDGPDEDADGVDGEDFEEEEEGYDPLLEDDELDDEDEEDDEEEDDDEFGETDIEIDGEEENDEDEEEEDDEEY, from the coding sequence GTGGCTCTCTTCGATCACATGACGGACGACCAGCGACGCCAGCTTCTCGGCGTTCTGCTGCTTTTCCTCGGACTCCTCGTGGGAGTCTCCCTCGGGACGCATGTCTACTTCGCCGTCTCGGACGGCCTCGGCCCCGAGATCTGGGCCACCGAGCTCGGCGTCGCGAACCGTCATCTCTCCAACTGGCTCTTCGATCTTCTGGGCGTCTGCGCCTGGCTCATTCCCCTTCTCTTCATCCTGTGGGGCTGGAACCGCATCGTCGACGGCGACGCTGAATCGCTGGCCCTCCGGAGCGTCTTCCTGACGGCCGTCTCTCTGATCGTCGTCTCGCTCATCCATCTCTTCGGGGGAGACGCCGTCGCGGGGATCACGGGCGTCGTCGGGGCGTGGATCGCCGACCTCGGGACCCGCCACATCGGCCGCATCGGCACGCTGCTGGCCGGGGCCGGCGCCGCGGTCGTCATAACGCTTCTGACCACCGAGCTCGACCTCGGCGAGGTCGGTGAGCGGCTCGCCGACTTCGGTCGATGGGTCATGGGAGCCGGCTCGTCGGTCGCCGGAGCGTTCGAGCGCGTCGGCGAGCGCCGCGCAGAGCGGCGCGCGGAACGCGAGAAGTCGAGGCGCGGGAAGACAGCGTCACGAACGAAGAAGGAACCGAAGAGCAGCGACGCACGCGCTGAAGGGAAACCCGCGCCCGGGAGGCCTGACCCCGAACCCGAACCGCGCCCGCCCAGGAAGAAGCCGAAGGCACCGACAATCGTGTCACAATCGTCGTCGCAGCGCCGCGCCTCGGCACGACCGAAGGCGCCGGCGGGGGGATACCGTCTGCCGTCGCTCTCGCTGCTGGACGACCCCCCACCCGAGGCCGACAGAGAGGTCTCGAAGGACGAGCTGCTGGCGCGTTCCAAGCTGCTGGAGGAGAAGCTGGCCGACTTCGGCGTCGAGGCCGCCGTCGTCCAGGTCCACCCCGGTCCGGTCATCACACGCTTCGAGATCGAGCCCGCGCGCGGCGTCAAGGTCAGTCAGATCGCCAATCTTCAGGACGACCTCGCCCTCGCGATGCGGGCGACGGCGATCCGCATCATCGCTCCGATTCCCGGACGCGGCGCGGTCGGCATCGAGATCCCGAACGAGCACCCGGCGGTCGTCTATCTCAAGGACACGCTCTCCTCGGAGGCATACGAGAAAACGCGGACCGAGATTCCACTGGCCCTCGGAAAGGACACAACAGGCAGGGTGGCCTGCGCGGACCTTGCGAAGATGCCTCATCTTCTCGTGGCCGGCGCGACCGGGTCAGGCAAGAGCATCTGTCTGAACGCCCTTCTCACGGGCCTCGTCTTCCGTTCCACGCCGGAGCAGGTCCGTTTCCTCATGATCGACCCCAAGCGGCTCGAGCTCCCGCGCTACGAGGGCATCCCGCACCTTCTGGCCCCGGTCATCACCGAGGCCAAGGAGGCGGCGATGGCCCTGCAGTGGCTCGTGACGGAGATGGACAGGCGCTATGACATCCTGTCGGAGCTGACCGTCAGGGACATCTACGGGTTCAACAGGAGGATCGAGGAGGGGGCCGAACTCGACGGTCTCGCGCCCGAGGACAGGCACAGACTGCCGCACATCGTCGTCTTCGTCGACGAGTTCGCCGACCTGATGGTCAGGGCCCCCAGAGAGGTTGAGGCGCCGGTCCAGCGTCTGGCACAGATGGCCAGAGCGGTCGGCATCCACCTGGTGTTCGCAACACAGAGACCTTCGGTCGATGTCATCACGGGTGTCATCAAGGCGAACTTCGCCTCACGGATCGCATTCAGGGTGATCTCCATGACCGACTCAAGAACCGTGCTCGATCGCAACGGCGCCGAGACGCTCCTCGGCAACGGCGACATGCTCTTCCTCCCGACCGGCAAGCCGGAGCCCGTTCGGCTCCACGGGGCCTACATAGCGCCCGAGGAAACCGCCAGAGTCGTGGCGTTTCTGAGGAAGCAGGGGCCGCCCAGGTACTTGTTCGACCTCGGGGACAGCAAGGGGATGGCGCGGATCGCCGCAACGCAGCAGGACGAGCTCTACGACGACGCCGTCGAGATCGTCGTCGGCACGCAGATGGGCTCCACGTCCATGCTCCAGCGGAAGCTGTCCGTCGGTTACGCGCGAGCGGGACGTCTGATGGACCTCCTGGAAGCGAACGGCGTCGTCGGACCGTTCAAGGGCTCGAAGGCGCGCGACGTGCTCGTTGGACCGGAGTACCTCGAGCAGGTCGCCGTGGCGACCGCGGCGGCCCCGGGAGACGACGGAGACGCATGGAACGACGGGCCGGACGAGGACGCCGACGGCGTCGATGGGGAAGATTTCGAAGAAGAGGAGGAGGGCTACGATC
- the accC gene encoding acetyl-CoA carboxylase biotin carboxylase subunit: MFRKILVANRGEIALRVMRACKELGIATVAVHSEADERALHVKFADEAVCIGPAPAARSYLDVRGILAACELTGAEAVHPGYGFLAENADFAEMCETHDLVFIGPSADMMRMMGDKASARRAMSAAGVPIIPGSHGAVTNDEAADTARELGYPIMIKASAGGGGKGMRMAADPEELETGLRMARAEAEAAFGNDELYLEKLIVNPRHVELQVLGDSTGNVVHLGERDCSIQRRHQKLIEESPSPAVDEDLRRRMGEAATKGAASVGYQSAGTVEFLLTEDGSFYFMEMNTRIQVEHPVTELVTGVDLIKEQLRVASGDALPFGQDDVEIRGHAIECRINAEDPEHDFAPRPGHVSDFYVPGGPGIRVDTHVYSGYDIPPYYDSMIAKLLSYGNTRDEAIARMRRALDEFVIDGLPTTIPFHRTMMEDADFVSGRFDTGTLERRRLASAKV, translated from the coding sequence ATGTTCCGGAAGATACTGGTAGCCAACCGAGGCGAGATCGCGCTGCGCGTGATGCGGGCGTGCAAGGAACTCGGCATCGCGACCGTGGCCGTCCACTCCGAGGCCGACGAGCGGGCGCTTCATGTGAAGTTCGCCGACGAGGCGGTCTGCATCGGACCGGCGCCGGCCGCCAGGAGCTATCTGGACGTGCGGGGCATTCTGGCGGCGTGCGAGCTGACCGGCGCCGAGGCGGTGCATCCCGGCTACGGCTTCCTCGCTGAGAACGCCGATTTCGCCGAGATGTGCGAGACGCACGATCTCGTCTTCATCGGTCCCTCCGCGGACATGATGAGGATGATGGGCGACAAGGCCAGCGCCCGGCGGGCGATGAGCGCCGCGGGGGTGCCGATCATACCCGGAAGCCACGGGGCCGTGACGAACGACGAGGCCGCGGACACAGCCCGGGAGCTGGGCTATCCGATCATGATCAAGGCCTCGGCCGGAGGGGGCGGCAAGGGCATGAGGATGGCCGCCGACCCCGAGGAGCTCGAGACCGGGCTCAGGATGGCACGCGCCGAGGCCGAGGCGGCCTTCGGGAACGACGAGCTCTACCTGGAGAAGCTGATCGTCAACCCCCGCCACGTCGAGCTGCAGGTCCTGGGCGACAGCACGGGCAACGTGGTCCATCTGGGAGAGCGCGACTGCTCCATCCAGCGCCGGCATCAGAAGCTCATCGAGGAGTCTCCATCGCCCGCCGTGGACGAGGATCTCAGGCGGCGCATGGGAGAGGCGGCGACGAAGGGAGCGGCCTCGGTCGGCTACCAGAGCGCGGGAACGGTCGAGTTCCTCCTGACGGAGGACGGTTCCTTCTACTTCATGGAGATGAACACGCGGATCCAGGTCGAGCATCCGGTGACGGAGCTCGTGACGGGCGTCGATCTCATCAAGGAACAGCTGCGCGTCGCGTCGGGCGACGCTCTTCCGTTCGGCCAGGACGACGTGGAGATCAGGGGCCACGCGATCGAGTGCAGGATCAACGCGGAGGATCCCGAGCACGACTTCGCTCCGAGGCCGGGTCACGTATCCGACTTCTACGTGCCGGGTGGCCCGGGCATCCGCGTTGACACGCACGTCTACAGCGGATACGACATCCCTCCGTACTACGACTCGATGATCGCCAAGCTCCTGTCGTACGGAAACACGAGGGACGAGGCCATCGCCAGAATGCGGAGAGCGCTCGACGAGTTCGTGATCGACGGGCTGCCGACGACGATCCCGTTCCACAGGACGATGATGGAGGACGCCGACTTCGTGTCGGGACGCTTTGACACGGGAACACTCGAGCGGAGGCGCCTGGCCTCCGCGAAGGTCTGA
- a CDS encoding 2-phosphosulfolactate phosphatase family protein encodes MELCLYTRTDEIAEAHVKGSLVVMVDVLRASSTIVQAWENGVERVIPVADVEDATRLLQTLERKKSLLGGEREGKKIEGFDLGNSPLEYAGKAVRKKTLILSTTNGTSAITLSGAAKEIVIGCFLNISAVVKYIVASRSKRVVVLCAGNSGQLALEDFVCGGQIVERLGRSSRARLDLNDGAVAARATASSMSDVGEVIRESSHGRRLAELGFEQDLEFCAHIDKYNSVPIVIEGRITGDDQRPR; translated from the coding sequence ATGGAGCTCTGCCTCTACACGAGGACCGACGAGATCGCCGAGGCCCACGTCAAGGGCAGCCTGGTCGTCATGGTGGATGTCCTCAGAGCATCGAGCACGATCGTGCAGGCGTGGGAGAACGGCGTCGAACGCGTCATACCTGTCGCCGATGTCGAGGATGCCACGCGGCTCCTGCAGACGCTCGAGCGCAAGAAGAGTCTCCTCGGCGGCGAACGCGAGGGGAAGAAGATCGAGGGATTCGATCTCGGCAACTCGCCGCTCGAGTACGCCGGCAAGGCCGTCAGGAAGAAGACGCTCATCCTGTCGACGACCAACGGCACCTCAGCGATCACGTTGTCGGGGGCCGCGAAGGAGATCGTGATCGGCTGCTTCCTGAACATATCGGCCGTCGTCAAGTACATCGTGGCATCCAGGTCGAAGCGCGTCGTGGTGCTGTGCGCGGGGAACTCCGGACAGCTTGCGCTCGAGGACTTCGTCTGCGGCGGTCAGATCGTCGAGCGTCTCGGGCGATCCTCGCGGGCCAGACTGGATCTGAACGACGGTGCGGTCGCCGCCCGGGCCACCGCGTCCTCGATGAGCGACGTCGGAGAGGTGATAAGGGAGTCCTCCCACGGCAGGCGACTGGCCGAGCTCGGCTTCGAACAGGACCTTGAGTTCTGCGCGCACATCGACAAGTACAACTCCGTACCGATCGTCATCGAGGGACGGATCACGGGAGACGACCAGCGTCCGCGCTGA